The Fusarium musae strain F31 chromosome 10, whole genome shotgun sequence genome window below encodes:
- a CDS encoding hypothetical protein (EggNog:ENOG41), which yields MAITDKIHPIYSLWFLWVDPILTLIGMYVNFIDHDLAMQAFFTNYPPTDHFRCFIYQIGGMGTSYLIILVVLLRYTHDIFIWKTVQAAILPADFTMLTAIFIGMRISGNLSLADWRWEDWFSIVVTGICTVLRIAFVMGVGVKDARGRAKRA from the coding sequence ATGGCAATCACTGATAAAATCCACCCGATCTACAGCCTCTGGTTCCTCTGGGTCGACCCCATCCTGACTCTCATCGGGATGTACGTCAACTTTATCGACCACGATCTCGCCATGCAGGCTTTTTTCACAAATTACCCACCAACCGACCATTTCCGCTGTTTCATCTACCAGATCGGCGGCATGGGCACGTCATACCTaatcatcctcgtcgtgCTCCTGCGCTACACGCACGACATCTTCATCTGGAAGACAGTGCAGGCAGCCATCTTACCAGCGGACTTTACCATGCTCACAGCTATATTCATCGGCATGCGCATCTCGGGAAATTTGTCGCTCGCAGATTGGCGCTGGGAGGACTGGTTCAGTATTGTGGTCACGGGTATCTGTACAGTTCTCAGGATCGCGTTTGTCATGGGCGTTGGGGTCAAGGATGCGAGGGGGAGAGCCAAGAGGGCTTAG
- a CDS encoding hypothetical protein (EggNog:ENOG41), which translates to MAASMTGEQIQALADALEPLTPKNLGPAVQGFAIAFGVISVVVVCLRIYVRAGLSGVSPRLLGFEDYLAVLATILLIPAVVFAILATRYGVGSRDANIPNQMYLIRAVEYQTYWELLYFTSSTIIKCAIGFTCMRLDRRKRVVFPICVNMSIMVIVTVLALAFVFANCKPFNATWNPALGTCQKVISLQTVSYIVSAIQMATDWACAIIPFFIVAGLQMSRRRKISVIAILGLGVSASIATCIRMPYLKYYDTVKYPNEIAYHLGVVSITSNVECCLGIIACSLPPLRKLFNFYYGSSNEANYQYTGDSENILQNSGQGIRLDSINGRKGTFHASAQRVPSRAREQETDDDNSSSKGIIRKTEVRVSSSRFNS; encoded by the exons ATGGCGGCTTCCATGACAGGAGAGCAAATCCAAGCTCTCGCTGACGCCCTCGAACCTCTAACACCGAAGAATCTTGGACCTGCTGTTCAAGGCTTCGCAATTGCCTTCGGGGTTATAAGCGTTGTCGTCGTTTGTCTCAGGATCTATGTGCGCGCGGGTTTATCTGGTGTATCGCCACGACTTCTTGGGTTTGAAGATTACCTCGCTGTTCTCGCGACA ATACTTCTAATACCGGCCGTCGTCTTCGCTATCCTTGCAACGCGCTATGGAGTCGGTTCTCGCGATGCGAATATTCCGAACCAGATGTACCTTATCCGCGCCGTGGAGTACCAAACCTACTGggagcttttatattttacttcATCGACTATTATTAAGTGCGCCATCGGTTTTACGTGTATGCGCCTCGATCGTCGGAAGCGAGTTGTCTTTCCTATATGCGTCAACATGTCGATCATGGTCATCGTGACCGTTCTAGCGTTGGCGTTCGTGTTTGCCAATTGCAAGCCTTTCAATGCGACATGGAATCCAGCATT AGGAACATGTCAGAAGGTCATCAGCTTGCAGACCGTAAGCTACATCGTTTCGGCAATCCAGATGGCCACCGACTGGGCATGCGCAATCATTCCGTTCTTCATTGTAGCAGGACTACAGATGTCTCGACGAAGAAAGATATCCGTCATCGCtattctcggtctcggtgtCTCGGCCAGTATTGCGACCTGTATTCGAATGCCGTACCTAAAATACTACGACACAGTGAAATATCCAAATGAGATCGCCT ATCACCTCGGCGTCGTCAGTATCACCTCCAACGTCGAATGCTGTCTCGGCATCATCGCATGTTCTCTACCCCCGCTGCGAAAACTGTTCAACTTCTACTACGGCTCTTCCAACGAGGCCAACTATCAGTACACAGGTGAT AGCGAGAACATCCTTCAGAATTCTGGTCAGGGCATCAGACTAGATTCAATCAATGGTCGAAAAGGAACATTTCACGCCTCTGCCCAACGTGTTCCGTCGCGCGCTCGGGAACAGGAGACAGACGATGATAACTCGAGCAGTAAGGGAATCATACGGAAAACGGAGGTTAGAGTCAGCTCGTCGAGGTTTAACTCGTAG